A genomic window from Methanobrevibacter sp. TLL-48-HuF1 includes:
- the cysE gene encoding serine O-acetyltransferase produces the protein MLGRLKSEIKTIKEKDPAARSTLEIFLCYPGFYAIIMHRVSHYLWNHSLKLLARMNSNLARFLTGIEIHPGATIGQRVFIDHGMGVVVGETAIVGDDVLIYQGVILGGTSTQKTKRHPTIEKGAIIGAGAKVMGNITVGQYSKIGTGAVVLKDVPPDSTCVGVPGRIVRSKNAENIEIHHKTVDLDHNKLPDPVADAINTLTKHLKENDKHIKILYEKNSICLAEDDEDELDDLLKK, from the coding sequence ATGCTTGGTAGATTAAAGAGTGAAATCAAGACAATAAAGGAGAAGGATCCGGCAGCACGCAGTACTCTAGAGATATTTTTATGTTATCCTGGTTTTTATGCTATTATTATGCATAGAGTCAGCCATTATCTATGGAATCACTCTTTAAAGTTATTGGCTAGAATGAATTCAAATTTAGCCAGATTTTTAACAGGTATTGAAATCCATCCCGGTGCAACTATAGGTCAGCGTGTTTTTATTGACCATGGAATGGGTGTTGTTGTTGGAGAAACTGCAATTGTTGGTGATGATGTACTTATTTATCAGGGAGTAATTCTTGGAGGAACAAGCACACAAAAAACTAAAAGACACCCAACTATAGAAAAAGGAGCAATTATTGGTGCTGGAGCTAAAGTAATGGGTAATATTACTGTTGGCCAATATTCTAAAATAGGAACTGGTGCTGTTGTTTTAAAAGATGTTCCTCCGGATTCCACATGTGTCGGAGTTCCCGGAAGAATTGTTAGAAGTAAAAATGCAGAAAATATTGAAATTCACCATAAAACTGTTGATTTAGATCATAATAAGCTTCCAGATCCAGTAGCTGATGCAATTAATACTCTTACAAAGCATCTTAAAGAAAATGATAAACACATTAAGATATTATATGAAAAAAATTCAATTTGTTTAGCTGAAGATGATGAAGACGAATTGGATGATTTATTGAAAAAATAG
- the cysS gene encoding cysteine--tRNA ligase, whose protein sequence is MEIYSTLTRSKESFETMNDNRINLFVCGPTVYDDAHIGHGRTYISFDTIKRYWEYKGYTVFYIQNITDVDDKIIKRSKETGIPAGDIAKKFEKRYIEDMAKLNVTGVNLFARATDHMGEIIDQIQRLIDKGFAYETEDGVYFGIDNFKEFGKLSNRNIEELESHREIAKTTKKNPIDFALWKKRENVDEPVWNSPWGEGRPGWHIEDTAITEYYFGPQYDVHGGGLDLIFPHHEAEITQMEAVSGKSPMVNYWLHTGFLNVSGEKMSKSLNNFITIRELLKEYDADVFRFFVLSTHYRSPIDFSKESLHQSEKSLDKIKKYYESLECEIIENATSDYAPLKIAKEEFFKSMDDDFNTPKAIAAIFGLINDSKSEIDSLADEDVSAIREFLDDVGFILGIDFVLKDTGSSDELLTLISDVRQELRNNKQYELSDKIRNQLTDLGYEISD, encoded by the coding sequence ATGGAAATTTATTCTACTTTAACTCGTAGTAAAGAAAGTTTTGAAACCATGAATGATAATAGAATTAATTTATTTGTTTGTGGACCTACTGTTTATGATGATGCTCATATTGGCCATGGAAGAACTTACATTTCTTTTGATACAATAAAAAGATACTGGGAATATAAAGGTTATACAGTATTTTATATTCAGAACATTACTGATGTTGATGATAAGATAATTAAAAGATCAAAAGAAACTGGAATTCCTGCAGGTGATATAGCTAAGAAGTTTGAAAAAAGATATATTGAAGACATGGCTAAATTAAATGTCACAGGAGTTAATTTATTTGCAAGAGCTACTGACCACATGGGCGAAATAATTGATCAGATTCAAAGATTAATTGATAAAGGTTTTGCTTATGAAACTGAAGACGGAGTCTATTTTGGAATAGACAATTTTAAGGAATTTGGAAAATTATCAAATAGAAACATTGAAGAATTGGAATCCCATAGGGAAATAGCTAAAACTACTAAGAAAAATCCGATTGATTTTGCATTATGGAAAAAAAGAGAAAATGTAGATGAACCTGTATGGAACTCTCCATGGGGTGAAGGAAGACCTGGATGGCATATTGAAGATACAGCTATTACTGAATACTACTTCGGACCGCAATATGATGTTCATGGAGGTGGGCTTGACTTAATATTCCCTCATCATGAAGCAGAAATCACCCAAATGGAAGCAGTTAGCGGAAAAAGTCCTATGGTAAATTACTGGTTACACACCGGATTTTTAAATGTTTCAGGAGAAAAAATGTCCAAATCTTTAAATAATTTCATTACGATTCGTGAATTACTTAAAGAATATGATGCTGATGTATTCAGGTTCTTTGTATTGTCTACTCATTACAGAAGTCCAATTGACTTTTCAAAAGAGTCACTTCATCAGTCTGAAAAAAGTTTAGATAAAATTAAAAAATATTATGAATCATTAGAATGTGAAATCATAGAAAATGCCACTTCTGATTATGCTCCATTAAAAATTGCTAAAGAAGAATTCTTTAAAAGTATGGATGATGATTTCAACACTCCAAAAGCTATTGCAGCTATTTTCGGATTAATAAATGATTCCAAAAGTGAAATTGATTCTTTAGCTGATGAAGATGTTTCAGCTATTCGTGAATTTTTAGATGATGTTGGTTTTATTTTAGGTATTGATTTTGTTTTAAAAGATACAGGATCTTCTGATGAATTATTAACTTTAATTTCAGATGTTAGACAAGAATTAAGAAACAACAAACAATATGAATTGTCTGATAAAATAAGAAATCAGCTAACTGATTTAGGTTATGAAATAAGTGATTAG
- the cysK gene encoding cysteine synthase A gives MVNVPELKRGVLNSVIDAIGNTPIVKLNNITEDLDAEVDVKMESFNPTGSVKDRVAVAMIEDAEEKGLLKEGSVIIEPTSGNTGIGLGFAAAAKGYRLILTMPETMSIERRKLLGIFGAELVLTPGSEGMGGAIAKADELEKEIPNGIVLHQFDNEANTRIHSKTTAKEILRDTEGKIDAVVAGVGTGGTITGIGKVLKEENPDVQIIAVEPESSQTLGKGVKGSHKIQGIGAGFVPSIYDSDIIDEIIPVKDEDAGNTLLDLAKKEGIFAGISSGAATWAAIQVAKRDENKGKRILAILPDDGSRYLSVDWLFE, from the coding sequence ATGGTAAATGTCCCAGAATTAAAAAGAGGAGTTTTAAATAGTGTTATTGATGCTATTGGAAATACTCCTATTGTAAAATTAAATAATATAACTGAAGATTTAGATGCAGAAGTAGATGTAAAAATGGAATCTTTCAATCCAACTGGAAGTGTAAAAGACCGTGTTGCAGTTGCAATGATTGAAGATGCTGAAGAAAAAGGTTTGCTTAAAGAAGGTTCTGTAATTATTGAACCAACTAGTGGAAACACCGGTATTGGATTAGGTTTTGCTGCAGCTGCTAAAGGTTACAGATTAATTTTAACCATGCCTGAAACCATGTCTATTGAAAGAAGGAAATTGTTAGGTATCTTTGGAGCAGAATTAGTATTAACTCCAGGTTCAGAAGGTATGGGTGGAGCTATAGCTAAAGCTGATGAATTGGAAAAAGAAATTCCAAATGGTATTGTTTTACATCAATTTGATAATGAAGCTAATACAAGAATTCATTCTAAAACTACTGCTAAAGAAATTTTAAGAGATACTGAAGGTAAAATTGATGCTGTAGTTGCTGGTGTAGGAACTGGAGGAACTATTACAGGTATTGGAAAAGTATTAAAAGAGGAAAATCCTGATGTTCAAATTATAGCTGTTGAACCTGAGTCTTCTCAAACCTTAGGAAAAGGAGTTAAAGGATCTCATAAAATCCAAGGTATTGGTGCAGGTTTTGTTCCGTCTATTTATGATTCTGATATTATTGATGAGATTATTCCTGTTAAAGATGAAGATGCAGGTAACACCTTACTTGATTTAGCTAAAAAAGAAGGAATCTTTGCAGGAATTTCATCTGGAGCAGCAACATGGGCTGCAATTCAAGTAGCTAAAAGGGATGAAAATAAAGGTAAAAGAATATTGGCTATTTTACCTGATGACGGTTCAAGATATTTATCTGTTGACTGGTTATTTGAATAA
- the nth gene encoding endonuclease III translates to MVLELTKTDKVIKIVDELNKLYKIRKFLNNDPYKVLVRTILSQRTRDENTDQATKNLFGKYKDIYEVVDAPTEDVEELIRCSGFYRVKAARIKEVSRILIDQYGGEVPDNLKELVELPGVGRKTANCVLVYAFELPAIPVDTHVHRISNRIGLVNTKTPEQTEVELAKIAPKELWIKLNDLMVQFGQTICKPMSPQCEMCPISDICDYC, encoded by the coding sequence TTGGTGTTGGAACTAACAAAAACTGATAAGGTTATTAAAATTGTTGATGAGTTAAATAAGTTATATAAAATTAGAAAATTTCTAAATAATGATCCATACAAGGTTTTAGTCAGAACAATTTTATCTCAAAGAACCAGAGATGAAAACACAGATCAGGCTACTAAAAACTTATTTGGCAAATATAAAGACATTTATGAAGTTGTGGATGCTCCAACTGAGGATGTTGAAGAGTTAATCAGATGTTCCGGATTTTACCGTGTAAAAGCAGCTAGAATTAAGGAAGTTTCAAGGATTTTAATTGATCAGTATGGGGGAGAAGTTCCAGATAATTTAAAAGAGCTGGTTGAGCTTCCTGGGGTGGGCCGTAAAACCGCTAACTGTGTTCTGGTTTATGCATTTGAACTTCCAGCTATTCCTGTTGATACTCATGTTCATAGAATTTCCAATAGGATTGGTTTGGTAAATACCAAAACACCTGAACAGACAGAAGTGGAATTAGCTAAAATAGCTCCTAAGGAATTATGGATTAAATTAAATGATTTAATGGTTCAGTTTGGCCAGACTATCTGTAAACCGATGAGTCCCCAATGTGAAATGTGTCCAATATCAGATATTTGTGATTACTGCTGA
- a CDS encoding transcriptional regulator, with product MKPPCEIVVWYVIPAIRSELAKDLLALGMKQKDVSELMDITQPAVSQYITDKRGSGVVLSSNVKEMVNELAIQLHNGEAKKTEIIGRTCSICKHIEIGDVLKQLNIDKNDLDEDCQGCLGSEVTECKS from the coding sequence ATGAAACCGCCTTGTGAAATTGTTGTATGGTATGTAATACCTGCAATTAGATCAGAATTAGCTAAAGATTTATTGGCTTTAGGTATGAAACAAAAGGATGTTTCTGAACTTATGGATATAACTCAACCTGCTGTATCTCAGTATATTACTGATAAAAGAGGTAGTGGTGTTGTTTTAAGTTCAAATGTAAAAGAAATGGTTAATGAATTAGCTATTCAATTACATAATGGTGAAGCTAAAAAAACAGAAATAATTGGTAGAACATGTTCTATTTGCAAACATATTGAAATTGGGGATGTTTTAAAACAATTAAACATTGATAAAAATGATCTTGATGAAGATTGTCAAGGTTGTTTAGGTTCTGAAGTTACAGAATGTAAATCGTAA
- a CDS encoding Ig-like domain repeat protein: MIKKRFILVIMIILTFSMSLVNANEDLNNVGYNDGLQVNSTYSEDVLTAPEDVGTFSDLNSNIQANPNISLDKDYKYDSSSDGSLSSGIIIDKDTTVDGASHIINGSNSKDVRLFAVNKGTLTLKNIIITDLNYNADDKGIIYQNGGNLVLDNVTFQNSGYKSLIWADGGSLTVTNSYFINNTATNIFRVSGYNSVFINSNVIMNNNISNALLENGLNVNTIDNNVFINNINHVNIEYIKSCRDNYWGTNAATYGSVGILYKCDFTIAKLSIVGNNTISGDSAYQIVFNNTKLPVFNLNAIIDEKYATLNQNSITVKKGAAEVSVSPKANGVATLSVGKNLIKDSNTKNIKINLDGSIDELWVATTGSDTNDGSKDKPLASITKAIEIAKSGYTIHIMDGEYSQKVLEINKTLSFIGEGNNVIIRGTGNRAFSCTEDGCNLEFINITFANLISEETRSAALYIEGDGFLKVINCTFKDIGARYGAMDIGTTANAEIKNCTFENVVGTASRSAIIHVSGSGEYIFDGLTISNSKLADNVVENDKYAYLRGIFYIDDSNAVVTLNNTVIRGSSGPMQAVIETRGKLTIFNTVIVNNTVGMTSTGFGQYLIYGSSANANINIKNTVISNNTAGDSSESEIFQLTNGNALDVSYSSIVDNKVNKIFNVKSGNAAIALDYNWWGNNTVSNDKISKWIIMTTPDNITAQKGKTIDVGVYFNHYTDASGKIYDLAVNVPITVKFSTINGTLLSNVAYSVNGIASVPYTVNNNDTITVKSGNQIATIKIISKVIDAIWVSADGNDANDGSKNFPVATIAKAIELAKNSSTIYVMEGTYSQSQITINKEVSITGLGKVILTNNAFVCKADNVEFNNIVFSQNDGSAVLKVYGNNIKIYNCTFDSVNTDLGVLYLSSGSVDIVNTLINNVNSRYLISISKNTILKMSNSVVDGNNLENSIFYLGDGSSLNVDYCIITNNRFVNYTSVEEDGKSEISLDYNWWGTNTPAGKDIKNWVIMNAPESISGEKGETINVNVDFNHYIGVGGKIHTLTKHIPETTIDFDGNILNTVNGLVTFSYTIENSNKIVVKSANQSSVIDVIIKEVKRDVWVSKEGNDENNGSQTSPVATIKKALELVSDGYSIYIAPGTYLEYGLEITKSVNIIGSGKVIIDADNNGKIISTTNKSAVINLANLELTKAKSNFGCAVYNLGADFTLNNISIYDNEITDALANTMSAIYNTGVMTIKNSKIIHNIGHGLIYNSNNLALINSTVSGNDIASGTSSYGIVYSTGGTVKIVDSDFDNNIARLGTVYISSGNLIVENSIFESNRVTVGNGGAITLWSLSSKVNITNATFRDNMAAKDGGAILARGDVNILNSIFEDNAAGNGYYGNAIYNYGNLNIHYSVLLENASSNYVIYNCGYNPSANAQYNWWGTNNDPSKVVGAGKWDEDTPCEDVDVSNWIIMSVTPNIIENITGNQVIKATFDKYQGNDGKLYDLTKTLPEFNVKFSAINGTLSDNLAKVINNAASVNYTISDNDTITVESGNEIFNIKVIVAKENSIILINVNDIVVGENATIDVFVNKNATGNVVVSVNNKNTTVNIKDGKASLIVSDLPVGKYDIVVKYSGDANYGASTNITSFNVGKIAKYDIDVDISRVQSGENATITVSLPKDATGNVTIIIGNKKYNATVVNGTAKITTDVLDNGTYNVVVSYSGDNNYVNYTKQLNMTVDINKNVNLKANDIVMFYKDGSRFTAVLTDYKGNPIANETLIFVINGVNYTKITDNKGTASMALKLMPGVYEGLVLFNGTSNYNNISVKCNITIKSTVIGQDIVKMFRNATQYSALFLDSNGKALVNATVKFNINGVFYTKNTNGEGIATLNIQLLPKEYIITNYNLVTGEENSNKVTVKSLLVDNSDLVKYYLNESGYTLKVIGKDGKVAANQEITFNINGVFYHRVSDDNGVVSLGIKLRPGTYIVTAEYEGCRVSNSITVLPTLITKELDMKYLDGSNFTAKTLDGQGKALANQNVSFNVNGVFYHKTTDENGIANLNIRLNPGKYIITSIWNEYQVGNNITIA; this comes from the coding sequence ATGATTAAAAAAAGATTTATTTTAGTTATCATGATTATTTTAACATTTTCCATGTCATTAGTTAATGCTAATGAAGATTTAAATAATGTTGGATATAATGATGGCTTGCAAGTTAATTCCACATATTCTGAGGATGTTTTAACTGCTCCTGAGGATGTTGGAACATTTAGTGATTTGAATTCGAATATTCAGGCAAATCCGAACATAAGTTTGGATAAGGATTATAAATATGATTCTTCAAGTGATGGTTCTTTATCATCAGGTATCATAATTGATAAAGATACAACTGTTGATGGTGCATCACACATAATAAATGGAAGCAATTCCAAAGATGTAAGGCTGTTTGCTGTTAATAAAGGTACTTTAACTTTAAAAAACATTATAATAACTGATTTGAATTATAATGCAGATGATAAAGGAATAATTTATCAAAATGGAGGTAATCTTGTACTGGATAATGTTACTTTTCAAAATTCAGGATATAAAAGTTTAATATGGGCTGATGGAGGTTCATTAACTGTAACCAATTCTTATTTTATCAATAATACTGCAACTAACATATTCAGAGTCAGCGGATATAATTCTGTTTTTATAAACAGTAATGTAATAATGAATAACAATATTTCCAATGCATTACTTGAAAATGGATTGAATGTAAACACTATTGACAATAATGTTTTTATAAACAATATCAATCATGTAAATATTGAATATATTAAAAGCTGTAGGGATAATTACTGGGGTACAAATGCAGCTACCTATGGTTCTGTTGGAATATTGTATAAATGTGATTTTACAATAGCTAAATTAAGTATTGTCGGTAATAATACTATTTCTGGAGATTCTGCTTATCAGATTGTATTTAATAATACAAAACTGCCTGTATTTAATCTTAATGCAATTATCGATGAAAAATATGCTACCTTGAATCAGAACAGTATAACTGTCAAAAAAGGAGCTGCAGAAGTTAGTGTTAGCCCTAAAGCTAATGGTGTTGCAACGTTAAGTGTTGGTAAAAATTTAATTAAAGATTCCAATACTAAAAATATTAAAATTAATCTTGACGGAAGTATTGATGAGTTATGGGTAGCAACTACAGGTAGTGATACTAACGACGGCAGTAAAGACAAACCATTAGCCAGCATAACTAAAGCTATTGAAATAGCAAAATCAGGTTATACTATTCATATAATGGATGGGGAGTATTCTCAAAAAGTTTTAGAAATCAATAAAACGCTGTCATTTATTGGTGAAGGAAATAATGTTATTATAAGAGGAACTGGAAACCGTGCATTTTCATGTACTGAAGACGGATGCAATTTGGAATTTATAAACATTACTTTTGCAAATTTAATATCTGAAGAAACAAGATCTGCAGCATTATATATTGAAGGTGATGGTTTTCTTAAAGTAATTAATTGTACTTTTAAAGATATTGGAGCCAGATATGGTGCTATGGACATAGGAACTACTGCAAATGCAGAAATTAAAAACTGTACTTTTGAAAATGTAGTAGGAACTGCTTCCAGATCAGCTATTATTCATGTTTCTGGAAGCGGGGAGTATATTTTTGACGGATTAACTATTTCAAATTCCAAATTAGCTGATAATGTTGTAGAAAATGATAAGTATGCATATTTAAGGGGGATATTTTATATTGATGATTCAAATGCAGTTGTAACTTTAAATAATACTGTTATTAGAGGTTCATCAGGTCCAATGCAGGCAGTAATAGAAACAAGAGGAAAACTAACTATTTTCAATACTGTAATTGTGAATAATACTGTTGGTATGACTTCTACTGGTTTTGGTCAGTATCTTATTTACGGATCAAGTGCAAATGCTAATATTAATATTAAAAACACGGTAATTTCAAACAATACTGCTGGAGACAGCTCTGAGAGTGAAATTTTCCAGCTTACAAATGGAAATGCTCTTGATGTATCTTATTCCAGCATTGTTGATAATAAAGTTAACAAAATATTCAATGTTAAATCAGGAAATGCTGCAATTGCTCTGGATTATAACTGGTGGGGAAATAATACTGTTTCCAATGATAAAATCAGTAAATGGATCATAATGACCACACCAGATAATATAACTGCTCAAAAAGGTAAAACAATTGATGTGGGAGTATATTTCAATCATTATACAGATGCAAGTGGTAAAATTTATGATTTGGCTGTAAATGTTCCAATAACTGTTAAATTCAGTACAATCAATGGAACTTTGTTAAGCAATGTTGCATATAGTGTTAATGGAATAGCTAGTGTTCCATATACTGTAAATAATAATGATACAATTACTGTAAAATCAGGTAACCAGATAGCTACTATTAAGATTATTTCCAAAGTCATTGATGCGATTTGGGTGTCAGCTGATGGTAATGATGCAAATGACGGCAGTAAAAACTTTCCGGTAGCTACAATAGCTAAAGCAATTGAACTGGCTAAAAATTCATCTACAATATATGTTATGGAAGGAACTTATTCTCAAAGTCAGATAACAATAAATAAGGAAGTATCTATTACAGGTTTAGGTAAAGTTATTTTGACCAATAATGCATTTGTCTGCAAAGCAGATAATGTGGAATTTAATAACATTGTATTTTCACAAAATGACGGATCTGCAGTTTTAAAAGTATATGGCAATAATATTAAAATATATAACTGTACATTTGACAGTGTTAATACTGATTTGGGAGTATTGTATCTTTCTTCAGGTTCTGTTGATATTGTTAACACTCTAATAAACAATGTAAACAGCAGATATTTAATTTCAATTTCTAAAAATACTATTTTAAAAATGTCAAATTCTGTTGTTGACGGAAATAACCTTGAAAACAGTATTTTTTATCTTGGAGACGGATCTTCTTTAAATGTGGATTATTGTATTATCACTAACAACAGATTTGTTAATTATACAAGTGTGGAAGAAGACGGCAAATCCGAAATTTCTCTTGATTATAACTGGTGGGGAACCAACACACCTGCAGGAAAGGATATTAAAAATTGGGTAATAATGAATGCTCCTGAAAGTATTTCCGGTGAAAAAGGTGAAACTATAAATGTCAATGTTGATTTCAACCATTATATAGGTGTTGGTGGTAAAATTCATACATTAACAAAACATATTCCGGAAACAACAATTGATTTTGATGGAAATATTCTAAATACTGTCAACGGATTAGTTACTTTTTCATATACTATAGAAAACAGCAATAAAATTGTTGTAAAGTCTGCCAATCAAAGTTCAGTCATTGATGTCATTATAAAAGAAGTTAAAAGAGATGTCTGGGTATCTAAGGAAGGAAATGATGAAAACAATGGTAGCCAAACCAGTCCTGTAGCTACAATCAAAAAAGCTTTAGAATTAGTAAGTGACGGATATTCAATTTACATAGCGCCGGGAACTTATCTGGAATATGGATTGGAAATAACTAAGTCTGTAAATATAATTGGTTCAGGCAAAGTCATTATTGATGCTGATAATAATGGCAAAATAATTTCTACAACAAATAAATCTGCAGTTATTAATTTAGCTAATTTGGAATTAACCAAAGCAAAAAGCAACTTTGGATGTGCAGTTTATAATTTAGGAGCTGATTTTACACTAAATAATATAAGCATTTATGATAATGAAATAACTGATGCTTTAGCTAATACTATGAGTGCTATTTACAATACTGGAGTAATGACAATCAAAAACTCTAAAATAATTCATAATATTGGGCATGGATTAATATACAACAGCAATAATCTTGCATTGATTAATTCAACTGTATCAGGCAATGATATCGCTTCAGGCACTTCATCATATGGAATTGTTTATTCAACGGGAGGTACTGTAAAAATAGTTGATTCTGATTTTGACAATAATATTGCAAGATTGGGAACTGTTTATATTTCCAGTGGAAACCTTATAGTTGAAAACTCTATTTTTGAATCTAACAGAGTTACTGTAGGAAATGGAGGAGCTATTACTTTATGGTCTTTAAGTTCTAAAGTAAACATAACTAATGCCACATTTAGAGATAATATGGCTGCTAAGGATGGTGGAGCTATTTTGGCTAGAGGTGATGTAAACATATTAAATTCCATATTTGAAGACAATGCTGCAGGTAATGGATATTATGGAAATGCAATTTATAATTATGGTAATTTAAACATTCATTATTCAGTATTATTGGAAAATGCTTCCTCCAATTATGTAATTTATAATTGCGGATACAATCCTTCTGCTAATGCACAATACAACTGGTGGGGAACTAATAATGATCCTTCAAAAGTGGTTGGTGCAGGTAAATGGGATGAAGATACTCCATGTGAGGATGTAGATGTTTCAAATTGGATTATTATGAGTGTAACTCCAAACATTATTGAAAATATCACAGGAAATCAAGTTATAAAAGCAACATTTGATAAATATCAAGGCAACGATGGAAAACTTTATGATTTAACTAAAACTCTTCCTGAATTTAATGTTAAATTCAGTGCGATTAATGGCACATTATCAGATAATCTGGCTAAAGTTATTAATAATGCAGCTAGTGTTAATTACACAATATCTGACAATGATACAATTACTGTAGAATCTGGTAATGAAATATTTAATATTAAAGTTATTGTAGCTAAAGAAAACTCAATTATTTTAATCAACGTTAATGATATTGTTGTAGGTGAAAATGCTACAATTGATGTATTTGTCAATAAAAATGCAACAGGTAATGTGGTTGTTAGTGTTAACAATAAAAATACTACGGTTAATATTAAAGATGGTAAAGCCAGTTTAATTGTAAGTGACTTGCCTGTCGGCAAATATGACATTGTAGTTAAATATAGTGGAGATGCTAATTATGGAGCTAGTACAAACATAACCTCATTTAATGTAGGCAAAATAGCTAAATATGACATTGATGTTGATATTTCCAGGGTTCAAAGTGGAGAAAATGCTACAATAACTGTAAGTCTGCCAAAAGATGCAACAGGAAATGTTACAATAATCATTGGAAATAAAAAGTATAATGCAACTGTAGTTAATGGAACTGCTAAAATTACCACTGATGTATTGGATAATGGTACTTATAATGTTGTTGTATCTTATTCTGGAGATAATAACTATGTTAATTATACTAAACAGCTTAACATGACTGTAGATATTAATAAAAATGTTAACTTAAAAGCAAATGACATTGTTATGTTTTATAAAGATGGAAGCAGATTTACAGCAGTTTTAACTGATTATAAAGGTAATCCGATAGCTAATGAAACTTTAATATTTGTAATTAATGGTGTAAATTATACTAAAATTACTGATAATAAAGGAACTGCTTCAATGGCACTTAAGTTAATGCCTGGAGTATATGAAGGTTTAGTACTGTTTAATGGAACTTCAAATTACAACAATATCTCTGTTAAATGTAATATAACAATTAAATCTACTGTTATTGGCCAGGATATTGTTAAAATGTTTAGAAATGCAACTCAGTATTCTGCACTATTCCTGGACAGCAACGGTAAGGCTTTAGTTAACGCTACTGTTAAGTTTAACATTAACGGTGTTTTCTATACTAAAAATACTAATGGTGAAGGTATAGCTACTTTAAACATCCAATTGCTTCCTAAAGAATATATTATAACCAACTATAATCTTGTTACTGGTGAGGAAAACTCAAATAAAGTTACAGTTAAATCTTTACTTGTTGATAACTCTGATTTGGTTAAATATTACTTAAATGAATCCGGTTATACTCTTAAGGTTATTGGTAAAGACGGTAAAGTTGCAGCTAATCAGGAAATAACCTTCAACATCAACGGAGTCTTTTACCACAGAGTATCTGACGACAATGGAGTTGTCAGTTTGGGTATTAAGTTACGTCCGGGCACCTACATTGTAACTGCTGAATACGAAGGCTGCAGAGTCTCCAACAGCATTACAGTATTGCCAACTTTAATTACTAAAGAGCTTGACATGAAATACTTAGACGGCAGTAATTTCACTGCAAAAACACTTGACGGTCAAGGTAAAGCATTAGCTAACCAAAATGTATCATTTAACGTAAATGGTGTATTCTACCATAAAACAACAGATGAAAACGGTATAGCTAACTTAAATATCCGTTTAAATCCAGGTAAATATATCATCACATCTATCTGGAACGAATATCAGGTTGGAAACAATATTACAATTGCTTAA
- a CDS encoding flavodoxin family protein: MKTVAIVGSPRKDGNCDILVNKVLEKIDGEKSIYYLNELDIGFCKACQACQKGDCVKDDDARKIIDEMLEADLFIFSSPIYYGQMSGQAKTLIDRFYQVSQNPNKSLEGTKVIEIFTQAQPSDAFAAYIDSMKVIPFGYMGMEIIDTIVAKGAAGKGDGLEEAIAQIEKIGDKL; encoded by the coding sequence ATGAAAACTGTAGCAATCGTAGGAAGTCCTAGAAAAGACGGAAACTGTGATATTTTAGTAAACAAAGTATTGGAAAAAATTGACGGTGAAAAAAGCATTTACTATCTTAATGAATTAGATATTGGTTTTTGTAAAGCCTGTCAAGCCTGTCAAAAAGGCGACTGTGTAAAAGATGATGATGCAAGAAAAATCATTGATGAAATGCTTGAAGCAGATTTATTTATTTTCTCAAGCCCAATTTACTATGGTCAAATGAGCGGACAAGCAAAAACATTAATTGACAGATTCTATCAAGTTTCACAAAATCCAAATAAAAGCTTAGAAGGTACAAAAGTAATAGAAATATTTACCCAGGCTCAACCAAGCGATGCATTTGCAGCCTACATTGATTCAATGAAAGTTATACCATTTGGATACATGGGTATGGAAATAATCGATACCATTGTTGCAAAAGGAGCTGCTGGAAAAGGTGACGGATTAGAAGAAGCTATTGCACAAATAGAAAAAATAGGAGATAAATTATAA